A single Pseudodesulfovibrio aespoeensis Aspo-2 DNA region contains:
- a CDS encoding MFS transporter, producing the protein MPRDRRTRQGLLIFLLLCLAYLFVPFHRVSPAIMAVDIMADMHLGAPAMGVLASTFFFIFGAMQLPSGLLADSFGPRRTLPLFFGLAGLGAILFGLSGSVAGLLAGRALMGFGLSVVFICGIKLISRWFPPEAFARMSGIYLGMGGVGLILGSGPMAVLCSLVGWRTALILCGGVGLAVAVALWLWVRDTPEQAGLAAPYPGHEPAPEGMSAAALWASVRRICASRDFWFIAVWFFCQFSLHMSFGGLWGGPFLMDVHHMTKSETGGVLIMMGIGMLAGGPLAGWLSDSVFRARKPVMLLNALGMVGLFALLALAGDTLPGWSMYVWFFCLAAFGMGSLSVGFASVRDLFGVEATGTGGGLLNTLPSFGVALFQPVTGWILEIHGRNPDGGFTFQGYSMSCVLYIGVALIGVFGALLAREPMARPDGGR; encoded by the coding sequence ATGCCCCGTGACAGACGCACCCGCCAGGGGTTGCTCATCTTCCTCCTGCTCTGCCTGGCCTATCTCTTTGTCCCGTTCCACCGGGTCAGCCCGGCCATCATGGCTGTGGACATCATGGCCGACATGCACCTTGGCGCGCCCGCCATGGGCGTGCTGGCCTCCACCTTCTTCTTCATCTTCGGGGCCATGCAACTGCCAAGCGGCCTGCTGGCCGACTCGTTCGGCCCCCGGCGCACCTTGCCGCTCTTCTTTGGCCTGGCCGGGCTGGGCGCTATCCTCTTCGGCCTGTCCGGCTCGGTGGCCGGCCTGCTGGCCGGTCGCGCCCTGATGGGATTCGGCCTGTCCGTGGTCTTCATCTGCGGCATCAAACTCATCAGTCGCTGGTTCCCGCCCGAGGCCTTTGCCCGCATGAGCGGCATCTACCTCGGCATGGGCGGCGTGGGCCTGATCCTCGGCTCTGGCCCCATGGCCGTGCTCTGCTCCCTGGTGGGCTGGCGCACGGCCCTGATCCTCTGCGGCGGCGTGGGACTGGCCGTGGCCGTGGCCCTGTGGCTGTGGGTGCGCGATACCCCGGAGCAGGCAGGCCTGGCCGCCCCCTATCCGGGCCACGAACCCGCCCCGGAGGGGATGAGCGCGGCAGCGCTGTGGGCCTCGGTGCGCCGCATCTGCGCCAGCCGAGACTTCTGGTTCATCGCCGTCTGGTTCTTCTGCCAGTTCAGCCTGCACATGAGCTTTGGCGGCCTGTGGGGCGGCCCGTTCCTGATGGATGTCCACCACATGACCAAGTCCGAGACGGGCGGGGTGCTGATCATGATGGGAATAGGCATGCTGGCGGGCGGACCGCTGGCGGGCTGGCTGTCCGACTCGGTCTTCAGGGCGCGCAAGCCCGTGATGCTGCTCAACGCCCTGGGCATGGTCGGCCTGTTCGCCCTGCTCGCCCTGGCGGGAGACACCCTACCCGGCTGGTCGATGTATGTCTGGTTCTTCTGCCTGGCCGCCTTTGGCATGGGCTCCCTGTCCGTGGGCTTTGCCTCGGTGCGCGATCTCTTCGGGGTCGAGGCCACGGGCACGGGCGGCGGCCTGCTCAACACCCTGCCCTCGTTCGGCGTGGCACTCTTCCAGCCGGTCACGGGCTGGATTCTTGAAATCCATGGCCGAAACCCTGACGGCGGATTCACATTCCAGGGATATTCCATGTCCTGCGTCCTCTATATCGGCGTGGCCCTGATCGGCGTGTTCGGCGCACTGCTGGCACGCGAACCCATGGCCCGACCCGATGGCGGGCGATGA